One region of Flavobacterium pisciphilum genomic DNA includes:
- a CDS encoding acyl-CoA dehydrogenase family protein, whose translation MDFNLTEEHLMIQKAARDFAQNELLPGVIERDEKQIFPTEQIKKMGQLGFMGMMVDPKYGGSGLDTTSYVIAMEEISKVDASASVVMSVNNSLVCWGLQAFGTEEQKQKYLPGLASGEIHGAFCLSEPEAGSDATSQKTTGIDMGDHYLVNGTKNWITNGNTASVYIVIVQTHAEMKHKGINALIMTKDMPGFSIGPKEQKMGIRGSDTHSLMFSDVKVPKENRIGEDGFGFKFAMKTLAGGRIGIASQALGIASGAYELAVKYSKERKAFGTEICNHQAIAFKLADMAVNIEAARHLCMKAAWDKDQHNNYDVSGAMAKLFASQVAMDTAVEAVQIHGGNGYVKEYHVERFMRDAKITQIYEGTSEIQKIVISRAVIAG comes from the coding sequence ATGGATTTTAATCTTACCGAAGAGCACTTGATGATACAAAAAGCCGCTAGAGATTTTGCTCAAAACGAATTGTTACCTGGTGTGATAGAAAGAGACGAAAAGCAAATTTTCCCTACGGAACAAATAAAAAAAATGGGACAACTAGGATTCATGGGAATGATGGTTGATCCTAAATACGGAGGAAGTGGTTTAGATACGACTTCATACGTAATTGCAATGGAAGAAATTTCAAAAGTTGACGCTTCAGCTTCTGTAGTTATGTCGGTAAATAATTCATTAGTTTGTTGGGGACTTCAAGCTTTTGGTACCGAAGAACAAAAACAAAAATATTTACCGGGATTAGCTTCAGGAGAAATTCATGGTGCTTTTTGTTTGAGCGAGCCAGAAGCGGGTAGTGATGCTACATCGCAAAAGACTACAGGAATTGATATGGGTGACCATTACTTGGTAAACGGAACTAAAAACTGGATTACTAATGGTAATACTGCTTCTGTATATATTGTAATTGTACAAACTCATGCAGAAATGAAGCATAAAGGAATTAATGCTTTAATCATGACTAAAGATATGCCAGGTTTTTCTATTGGTCCTAAGGAACAAAAGATGGGGATTCGTGGTTCAGACACACATTCATTAATGTTTAGTGATGTAAAAGTGCCAAAAGAAAACCGAATTGGTGAAGATGGATTTGGATTTAAATTCGCGATGAAAACTTTAGCTGGTGGTAGAATTGGTATTGCATCTCAAGCTTTAGGAATTGCTTCTGGAGCTTATGAATTAGCAGTTAAATATTCGAAAGAGCGTAAAGCTTTTGGAACTGAAATTTGCAATCATCAAGCTATTGCCTTTAAATTGGCAGATATGGCTGTAAACATCGAAGCAGCTCGTCATCTTTGTATGAAAGCAGCTTGGGATAAAGACCAACACAATAATTATGATGTAAGTGGTGCTATGGCTAAATTATTTGCTTCGCAAGTAGCAATGGACACTGCTGTAGAGGCTGTACAAATTCATGGTGGAAACGGATATGTAAAAGAATATCATGTAGAACGTTTTATGCGTGATGCAAAAATTACTCAGATTTATGAAGGAACTTCAGAAATCCAAAAAATAGTAATTTCAAGAGCTGTTATAGCAGGATAA